CTCCTTCGTCGTGGTGTCGATGTTGTTGGTGATACTGATGAGGCCGACGCCGTGGTCTTCGAGGTATTTCGAGATGTTCATGAGGTCCTGGAGGGAGCGGCCCACCCGGTCCAACTTGTAGATCACGAGGGCTTCGGCACTGAGGGGGTTGTGTTCGAGATCCCGGATCATCTGCTGGAACCCGGGGCGGTCGATGTTCTTGCCGCTGGCCTTGTCGGTGTAGACCTTGACCAGTTCATAGCCTCTGAACTGACAGAACTTCGTGATCTGTTCTTGCTGTATGTCGAGGTTTTGGTGATTTGTGCTTACTCTGGCGTATGCTATGACTCTCATGTATCTGTCCCCGGGGTTTATCATGTAGATTCCGTTATAGCTGGATAGACGTTGTTGCAGGCCCCAAGATAGTACGGGGCATTGTGCAGCGTTTCGTTGTAGGCTGTTTCACCCTCGTAGTCGTCGATAACGGCCTTTTCTTCAACATCCAGATCCTCGTATGCCTTCCGTCCGTAGGTGGGCGGCAACCAATTCTTGTGCTGGCACCCATAGATGTTGAACCTCTTGAGCAGATCCTCGTCGGTGAAGGTGATGTGCGTCGTCCCCTTCTTGTAACAGGTTATCGTGAAGAACTCGAACGGGATGTTCTTGGTTGTTCTTTCCTCTT
The Methanofollis sp. W23 genome window above contains:
- a CDS encoding recombinase family protein, whose amino-acid sequence is MRVIAYARVSTNHQNLDIQQEQITKFCQFRGYELVKVYTDKASGKNIDRPGFQQMIRDLEHNPLSAEALVIYKLDRVGRSLQDLMNISKYLEDHGVGLISITNNIDTTTKEGRLFFYIMGALAEYERELIMERTKLGLDAAREKGVKFGRRRKTVNIKEAQRMIAEGVPKTTICKKFGIGRTTLYKRLKEVEENES